A window of Nitrospira sp. contains these coding sequences:
- a CDS encoding DUF2934 domain-containing protein, giving the protein MKQQLVKGKHNEKGVTTQKDHLQEGALSDELRERIAKRAYALYLERGCREGCAVEDWVDAEREILTFPRG; this is encoded by the coding sequence ATGAAGCAGCAACTTGTGAAGGGGAAGCACAACGAAAAGGGCGTCACCACACAGAAGGATCACCTCCAAGAGGGTGCCTTATCCGATGAGCTACGGGAGCGCATCGCGAAGCGGGCCTATGCGCTCTATCTCGAGCGAGGGTGCCGGGAGGGGTGCGCCGTGGAGGACTGGGTCGACGCGGAGCGAGAGATTCTTACGTTCCCCCGAGGGTAG